From the Hordeum vulgare subsp. vulgare chromosome 1H, MorexV3_pseudomolecules_assembly, whole genome shotgun sequence genome, the window AAATCCATGGGACGAGCGACTGTACTATGCATGCTTCATTTTAAGAATCCGTCGTGCTTGGGAATTCTAAATTTCTCTAAAAACCCGTCGTACTATGAAGTTTTTCTCACTGGTGACGCGTCTTTTCAAATCCATGGAACGAGCTAGTGCGTTGTACGTCTGTGTGCGTACGTCCTTGAGGTATTCGTCGTACTACGAAATTCCAGTTTTCTCTAAAAGTCTTCTACATTTTGAACTTTGGGCCGTAGAAGTAATCTAAAATGCCCCAGTAAAATTATTAATCTAGAGTTGTCATATAAATCATTCTTTTTTTGTGTTGTTGTATATACCATTCTGGTCACACACAGCAAGAAAAAAACATTCCAGTAAAAGGAAAGCCATGTTTCATGTAAGtatatgaattatatataaaaaCAACTCGCAAGGGAATGAaaatttgtcctagaatagcgtcAATTAATTTGAATAAAAATTACTTCCTTTATTtcataatataagaacgtttttaAAGCTTATTCTAGTATTAAAAATGCTCTTATATAACAAGACGGAGGAAGTAGTAGTAAATACGCTCTGGATTTTTCACTTGCACTACTAACTCTTCATTAGGCTGGACGACAAAGAACACTATTTGCAGTACACAAGGACCAAGTAACCGTATAGGTACATGCGCGTATACACGGTTGCATGCATATGCATATACAAATACACCACCACATAATATTACTCGTTATGTTTACACTTTTCTTCCTTGCCATGCATGACTCGGAAATGACACGTACTACGTGACGCAGGTCAAGTACATTTTATACTAGCACAAAACGCAAGCCACACCCCGAgtatttagaaaattaaacatgaCACGCTGCTACTTTCTGTAGCTATAGGACTCCCTCCTCTCTACGCCGCCGCGCTGGTGGCTCGGCCGCCGGGCTTGTGGCCTACGACGGTGGCCAGCGCGTTCCGGACGGCCACGGCGACACCGCAGCCCTTCACCACCCTCCTGTCGCACTCTCTGTCCGTCCCGAAGCAGCTCGACGGCGCCGCCGCGTCCTCGAAGATGTCGCCGGCCGAGAACGCTCGTCGGTGGGCGCCGCGCGCGGCGGGCGAAGACTGCACCGTGAACACCGGCGACATGGAAGACGCGGTggacgaggaggacgaccaggacatgtaggaggaggaggagcacggcgaCGTCCTGCGCCGCGGCCTCCGGAAGAGGGCGATGACGCCGCCGGGCCAGCGCCGCACGGACCCCGAGGCGCCGCCCCTCGTGGAGCCGCCCTTGCCGCCGGCCGCGTAGTAGGAGGGCGGCGGCGTGAGCGGAGGGAGCGCGGCGGCGGAGGGCGAGCTCTTGGGCGTGCCCGGCTGCGACTCCCAGAGGAAGGGCACGGAGCCCGCCGAGGCGACGCCGTAGTACACCCGGAAGGACGGCACGGCGATGGCCGCCTCCTTGGAGAGCATCCGGGAGTAGAGCTTGGTGCccccctgctgctgctgcttcacgCGCTTGTCCGGCCCGTCCTCCTTGCGCGtggtgctcgccatggccggaagGAGCGACGCTGATCTCCCTCTGGCTAGCTAGCTGCTTCTTGGCTACTGGAGTACCGCCCAATTAGAGAGAGGGTAgctagcgagagagagagagaggggggggggggggggggggggagagagaaAAGGCGTGTGtagaggaaggaaggaagggagggagggaagAAGCCGCGAGCCAGTTGAGAAGGAGAGGCTGCAGTGCAGTGGCACTGGCATCTAGCCAGCTATGGCAATTATATATCGCCGGGGTGGGTAGATCAGCTAGATGCCGGCCATGCTCCGCCGGGGCCCAGTGTTTCGGCTTCGAGCCTGGAAAAGAACGGTCACGATCGCCAACGCCATTCGTGTCCACCGTGGTTTATATCTCAAGTAAATTGAGTTTTGGATTCAGTCTTCGTAAGTCCCAGTCTTGTTATGTATCTTGTAATCTTGTTgctatatttattatgagatcttACATTGATACCCGTATTATTATTTTTTGCTTCTTTTTTACATGTTATATCACTCCTTCTGGATTAAAAGTCTCAGTACTCCTAACCACGCCCTTTTGGATTTCGACTGATATTAGTATGTCACCAATTGCAGGTTTATATACACTAGTTGCTCGATCCACCTGTTCTTTTCAAAAGTTATACTTTTTTTTGACACAACAAACACAGATACGATCATTTTCAATTTGAACAAATTTAGGTAAGTGAAAAACCGCAGATTCACTGCTCCGCGGCATCCATTGACCTACCACACTAGGGAGTGCAAGACACAGCTCTACCAATCAACCATTCTAGGTGtaggagcatctacagccggacatTACAAATGTGATCTTCTAATTGTTCGCGGACGCGTTCCGTCAATAACCGAACGTGTTCCTCTATCTATTCGTCCGTACagctaattttttatttttttatatgtcTGGTCACTTACACATGATTGATGAAGAGGACGAgagagaagaaaagaatgacTAAAGAAACAAAAGATGGTCTGGGTGGGGTTCACGTCCTATATGGCGGAATGACCAGGCGCATCCGCGAGCCCTCACATCCTTTCCATATTTGAAATGAATATGAGGATTCGCGGACGACCCGGCCGTATAGGTATGATATGAGGGGTTGGATTggatcattttttttcttctctctcctgTCCGGTCATTGACCAGGCACGTTCGCGGGTGTATGAGGAGTCATTTTAAGGCGTTCGGCTGTAGGTGCTCTAACTTACTGATGAATGCATGCCATTCAACCATTGATAGTAATGTGAATGTGAAGCATATATATGGGCTCACAGGAAAAAACATATTGATTTGTTGTCATGGATATGCTTTAGTAAAAAATCGAAAGTTTAGATGTGTCAAAGGGATCCATTGCCGACCGATCCTTTTAACTAAGCTGTCTACCTCGTGCTGATCTCTTACACCcgggagagacagagagagtgGCATATGAGACGAGCTGACCTTTGCCGTTCTCCAACAAGCATTTGACACGGCATTGCTGGTGGACATAATTAAAGGTTATTGCGTGCATATGCAAACAGGGACATGCATGCATACATGGCGGCTCGCTTACGTAATGATGCTGGCATGAGATAAACTCCAAAACAAAAGAAGATGAAACATCGTCAAGATATTTACTCTCCACTTTGCTTCCAGGGGAAACAATTCACATTTCTTTTATCGCTGACCTCAGCCAAAGAAACAGACATCTGAAACTCCATTATTTAACCTGGAACGTGGGTCAGAAGATACGGTACAATTAGTAAATCAGTAGTTTTTGACATCACTTTTATACGTGTTTTACCATGCAGTCATGTTTGTATTTATTTTATAAGAAAGCATGTTTGTATTCAAATCACGAAATAATATAAAGTCTTTGATCATACAAGCAGACCCTATCATAAGTATAAAGGATCAGAAAAAACATAGAGCACTCTGAAACAACGAGTAAAAGACGAAGATCTTCGGAGCTTTGTTTCATCATTCCTAAATATTATGAGAAAATCcttataacacaataatttacaaTCACACACAAGTAGGGCATCATCTTCAACCACGGTATAAttaagggagtccgggactaaggggtcctcgggctgcTGATCTATTTTCATGGGTCCAACTCATCGGCCACCCTGTGATTATCACTGAAGGCCAAATTATCACACGATGTTGTATCTAGAACGGATTCTTCCGAAGACCAGGTGTGTGCTCCAAGGCAAGATGATGGTCGgcatgttttctccttggtgtacggacattgtgtaaccctagtgcccctggtatctatataaaccagaaggCTTTTAGTCCATAGGACAAATTAAGATCAATACTCCTAAGGTTTTAGGacacaacatacgatctcgaggtagatcaactctgtattcgatactccaccatcaatataaacaaaagcaggacgtagggttttacctctatcaagagggcccgaacctaggtaaacactATCTCCCTTGTCTCGTGttacccatcaatccaagatccacaattcgggacccctacccgagattcACCGGTTTTGACATCAACATTGGTGCTTTAATTGAGAGTTCCACTGTTGGACCGTcagaaggatcgatggctcgcttggtCACCAGTGATGACATCGGCACCGGGGATACCTTTGTCCCCGACCAGCTCGCTACGTTCGGCAGCGTTGTTTCGCATGTCGAGGCAGCTCATCACTTCGGCCAAATCAAATAGGTTCACCCCGGGACAGCGAATCAAGCTCGGCTACCTAGATTACGTCGCCGGTGCCCAAGGCGATCTGGTCCTCGCTGGGTTCGCGGCTTCATCTAAGCCCGAAAACTACGaagccttgtcttttggtgtcctcctcgacttcatgtcCGGGACGATGCTCACTTCGGATCCGGCCCCGAGCACGGATCTGACCATGGAGTTCGAACATCGAGGGTTAACCCTGGTCGAGCAAACTCCCTGTGATGATGAACAACGATCAACTCCGCCAAAACCCCGAATACTAGTCCGACTGATCTCTCGCTATTACACGAGACAATGACCTGGATCTGAACTATCAAAGTTTCGAATGACCCGACCCCGACCTATGCTCAGTTTGGCTTCAAGCCTGGTGATACGTGTCCAacctatcgataatttatgaagtatccataccaatattctacaactttcatatacttttggcaacactttatataatttttcggactaacttacttatctagtgcctagtgttagttcctgttttgtgtgtgttttttgtagaaattccatat encodes:
- the LOC123407804 gene encoding uncharacterized protein LOC123407804, whose translation is MASTTRKEDGPDKRVKQQQQGGTKLYSRMLSKEAAIAVPSFRVYYGVASAGSVPFLWESQPGTPKSSPSAAALPPLTPPPSYYAAGGKGGSTRGGASGSVRRWPGGVIALFRRPRRRTSPCSSSSYMSWSSSSSTASSMSPVFTVQSSPAARGAHRRAFSAGDIFEDAAAPSSCFGTDRECDRRVVKGCGVAVAVRNALATVVGHKPGGRATSAAA